In one Niallia taxi genomic region, the following are encoded:
- a CDS encoding glucose 1-dehydrogenase, producing the protein MKFLNQVVIVTGASNGIGRSIAEHYLKEGAKVVFADIDEAASIEIIKASNHSENAAFIKTDVRQEQDVIQLMEKTQQQFGKIDILINNAGKALFKSVYELTLDEWEDVLHTNLRSVFLCSREAAKIMKQNENGGSIVNMSSTRAYMSEPNTESYSASKGGIMAITHALANSLANDRIAVNSIAPGWIETKHYEELRAVDHDQHLSKRVGMPADIARACLFLTNRDNNFITGTNLTVDGGMTVKMIYEED; encoded by the coding sequence ATGAAATTTTTAAATCAGGTCGTTATTGTAACTGGAGCAAGTAATGGGATTGGCAGGAGCATTGCAGAGCATTATTTAAAGGAAGGAGCTAAGGTAGTTTTTGCAGATATCGATGAAGCTGCATCAATTGAGATTATTAAAGCCTCTAATCATTCTGAAAACGCAGCTTTTATTAAAACAGATGTAAGACAGGAGCAAGATGTCATTCAATTAATGGAAAAGACGCAGCAACAGTTTGGAAAAATTGACATATTAATAAATAATGCAGGAAAGGCTCTGTTTAAGTCTGTTTATGAACTAACCTTGGATGAATGGGAAGATGTCTTACACACAAATTTGCGAAGTGTATTTTTATGTTCACGTGAAGCAGCAAAAATCATGAAACAAAATGAAAATGGTGGCTCTATTGTAAACATGTCTTCAACAAGGGCATATATGTCTGAACCAAATACAGAAAGCTATAGTGCAAGCAAAGGCGGAATTATGGCCATTACTCATGCATTAGCGAATAGCTTGGCTAATGACCGGATTGCTGTTAACAGTATCGCGCCTGGCTGGATTGAAACAAAGCACTATGAAGAGTTAAGGGCTGTTGATCATGATCAGCATCTATCTAAAAGGGTAGGCATGCCGGCAGATATTGCAAGAGCTTGTCTCTTTTTAACAAATAGAGACAACAATTTCATCACAGGCACTAACCTGACAGTAGATGGTGGGATGACTGTAAAGATGATTTATGAAGAAGATTAA
- a CDS encoding DUF1796 family putative cysteine peptidase: MSVQEMKGTYDAIFSLGDLCLASIQLRKFNLRPFAGPLDWMASNNLPDVTRLLANRFSEYMELHNLKATGEYSTGINSTDPHLVITDTAYNIVSSHDFRADSNTFTNFPEYSKVKQKVDRRVARMLEYFEKGERLLFVRTEASFSDTLQLQSVLSDLVKHQFHILVVNHNNRQDMEVKNWPIKNVTVVEMPVYEKWTNNDDYWEGLFENIFVRDVQE, from the coding sequence ATGAGTGTACAAGAAATGAAAGGAACGTATGATGCTATTTTCAGCTTAGGGGATTTGTGCTTAGCAAGCATCCAATTGCGTAAATTTAATTTGCGTCCATTTGCTGGTCCACTAGACTGGATGGCTTCCAACAACCTTCCAGATGTTACTAGACTGCTAGCTAACAGATTTTCAGAATATATGGAACTTCACAATCTGAAAGCAACAGGAGAGTATTCAACAGGCATCAACTCTACTGATCCACACTTGGTCATCACAGATACCGCTTACAACATTGTATCTAGCCATGATTTCAGAGCAGACAGCAATACATTCACAAACTTCCCAGAATATTCAAAGGTAAAACAGAAGGTAGATAGACGTGTAGCAAGAATGCTGGAATACTTTGAAAAAGGGGAACGTTTGTTGTTTGTCAGGACAGAAGCATCATTTTCAGATACACTTCAGCTGCAATCCGTTTTATCCGACCTAGTAAAGCATCAGTTTCATATACTTGTCGTCAATCATAATAACAGACAGGATATGGAAGTGAAAAATTGGCCAATCAAAAATGTAACGGTAGTGGAAATGCCTGTATACGAAAAGTGGACAAACAATGATGACTATTGGGAAGGTTTGTTTGAAAACATTTTTGTAAGAGATGTTCAAGAATAA
- a CDS encoding glycosyltransferase family 4 protein codes for MKILLATYWPIPHVGGVWHYMEQQKRELEKLGHVVDLLGFNEDASAVYIYNKDKAIEKEKIMPLLEAKLNEEAYPEIHANALVKYTEFQRYVFELSAAYLGLAEYDVIHTQDVIATASIARVLPESTVLVATLHGSVAHEIRHQLTGMHKSPTSFMARAYYDELESVGATAASYTIVANNWMKKILTEEFQVPEEQIKVLHYGFDTDTFLLESQKVNKSLLIPEDKTIITYTGRLIEMKGVHHLIAALGKLKEDRDDWVCWIIGEGDKQKELEKQTIELGLEDDVFFFGNRSDVPYLLSQSDIYVFPSLLENQPLSLVEAQIAGKPAIVSNAGGLPEMVEDGVTGLIYPAGDVDALYSLLQLLLNTPNFQSIIGNNAKIWGLDYWSLSKGAKSILEVYELALAKRREEGK; via the coding sequence ATGAAAATATTATTAGCCACCTATTGGCCAATCCCCCATGTTGGCGGGGTTTGGCATTATATGGAACAACAAAAAAGAGAACTTGAAAAACTAGGTCATGTGGTAGATCTGCTTGGCTTTAATGAGGATGCAAGTGCTGTATATATCTACAATAAAGATAAGGCAATTGAGAAAGAAAAAATTATGCCATTGCTCGAAGCGAAGCTTAATGAAGAAGCATACCCAGAGATACATGCAAATGCACTCGTGAAATATACTGAATTTCAGCGCTATGTTTTTGAGCTTTCAGCAGCGTATCTTGGACTTGCAGAATATGATGTTATACACACACAGGATGTGATTGCAACTGCAAGTATTGCAAGGGTACTACCGGAGAGCACGGTGTTAGTTGCAACACTTCATGGTTCGGTGGCGCATGAAATAAGGCACCAGCTGACAGGAATGCATAAATCTCCGACTTCCTTTATGGCTCGTGCCTACTATGATGAATTGGAGAGTGTAGGTGCTACTGCCGCATCCTACACAATTGTAGCAAACAATTGGATGAAAAAAATTCTGACAGAGGAATTCCAAGTCCCTGAAGAGCAAATAAAGGTGCTTCACTATGGATTTGATACAGATACATTTCTTTTGGAATCCCAAAAGGTTAACAAATCACTACTGATTCCTGAAGATAAGACAATCATTACCTATACTGGGCGACTTATTGAAATGAAGGGCGTGCACCACCTGATTGCTGCCTTAGGAAAACTTAAGGAAGACAGGGATGATTGGGTATGTTGGATTATTGGAGAAGGCGATAAACAAAAGGAATTGGAAAAACAAACAATAGAACTTGGATTAGAGGACGATGTGTTTTTCTTTGGTAACAGAAGCGATGTCCCATATTTATTATCCCAGTCAGATATCTATGTTTTTCCTAGTCTATTGGAAAATCAGCCACTATCCCTGGTGGAAGCACAAATTGCCGGAAAGCCTGCTATTGTTAGTAATGCAGGAGGACTACCTGAAATGGTAGAGGACGGGGTCACAGGACTGATTTATCCAGCTGGAGATGTTGATGCGTTATACAGTCTGTTACAGCTGTTGTTAAATACTCCTAATTTCCAGTCAATCATCGGTAATAATGCAAAAATATGGGGATTGGATTATTGGTCCTTATCTAAAGGAGCCAAAAGTATTTTGGAAGTATATGAGCTTGCATTAGCAAAAAGGAGGGAGGAAGGAAAATAA
- a CDS encoding NAD-dependent epimerase/dehydratase family protein, with the protein MKVAVTGGAGFIGSHLTDHLLKAGYEVHILDNFSSGHYYHDHPNVIVHEVDIRSERAQAIISEEKPEFVFHLAAQADVTRSINNPCEDADININGTINILEGCRKAKVKKIIFSSTSAVYGNLQKATIDEQDHTTPISYYGLSKLSAEKYIQLYQELYGLDFTILRYGNVYGPRQTAKGEGGVIAVFMDRIKEGSCLKIHGDGKQTRDFVFVEDVVDANIAAMKNDRNDIFHVSTNKPTSISQLAEILLELHPDSLETMHVNSRTGDIKHSCLLNEKCCEQLGWKPKYSISEGLKRTYHYYNN; encoded by the coding sequence ATGAAAGTAGCAGTTACTGGTGGAGCAGGATTTATCGGTTCTCATTTAACAGATCACTTATTAAAAGCGGGATATGAAGTTCATATACTGGATAATTTTTCATCAGGCCATTATTACCATGACCATCCAAATGTGATTGTACATGAAGTGGATATTCGCAGTGAAAGGGCTCAAGCAATTATATCAGAAGAAAAACCTGAATTTGTATTCCACTTAGCAGCACAAGCAGATGTTACACGGTCAATAAATAATCCATGTGAAGATGCAGACATCAACATCAATGGTACTATTAACATTTTAGAAGGATGCCGAAAAGCAAAGGTGAAAAAAATTATTTTTTCTTCGACATCTGCTGTGTATGGCAATCTCCAAAAAGCAACGATTGATGAACAAGATCATACGACACCTATATCTTATTACGGGTTGTCCAAATTATCTGCTGAAAAATATATTCAACTTTATCAGGAATTATACGGATTGGATTTCACCATCCTGCGCTATGGAAATGTATATGGTCCAAGACAAACTGCCAAGGGGGAAGGTGGCGTCATTGCCGTTTTTATGGATAGGATAAAGGAAGGAAGCTGCTTAAAAATCCATGGAGATGGTAAACAGACAAGAGACTTTGTATTTGTTGAAGATGTTGTGGATGCAAACATTGCAGCGATGAAAAACGACCGTAATGATATTTTTCATGTGAGTACAAATAAGCCGACATCTATTAGTCAACTTGCTGAGATACTTTTAGAGCTTCATCCGGACAGCCTTGAAACAATGCATGTTAACAGTCGGACAGGTGATATAAAGCATAGCTGTCTTTTAAATGAAAAATGCTGTGAACAGCTTGGATGGAAACCGAAGTACAGTATAAGTGAAGGCTTAAAAAGAACGTATCATTATTATAACAACTAA
- a CDS encoding MalY/PatB family protein has protein sequence MINNFDEVVNRRNTYSVKWDGGKMIKEMGLTERYDEDTIPLFTADMDLPVPNALVKALHKTVDNRIYGYSIFPDEYYEAIQYWFKKRHDWEIDKDHIVYSPGTVHAMNMAIRAFSEPGEGVIIQRPVYPPFTSAIEGNGRTVVNNPLQCDENGYYTIDFADFERKASDSSTKMFLLCNPHNPTGRNFRKEELQSLADICKKHDVLIVADEIHGDLIRRNEQFIPMAKLADNDLLITLTAISKTFNVAGLHCTNAIIPNLKLRKQFLKTMGYQMASPFTISALIAVYREGEEWLEDLKAYIDGTMEMVKKFIDKNMPKVKVTIPEGTYIMWMDFSAYNITPEEVHDRIYNRANVLLEDGSMFGEEGKAYQRICIPSPRSIIQTALERMAKEFEDLQ, from the coding sequence ATGATAAATAATTTTGATGAGGTTGTTAATCGTAGGAATACTTATTCAGTCAAATGGGATGGCGGTAAAATGATAAAGGAGATGGGTCTTACGGAAAGATATGATGAAGACACTATTCCTTTGTTTACGGCAGACATGGATTTGCCTGTGCCAAATGCGTTAGTCAAAGCATTGCATAAAACGGTGGACAACAGGATTTACGGCTATTCGATTTTTCCTGATGAATACTATGAAGCGATTCAATATTGGTTCAAAAAAAGACATGACTGGGAAATAGATAAAGACCATATTGTATATAGTCCTGGGACAGTACATGCAATGAATATGGCTATTCGCGCTTTTTCAGAACCAGGTGAAGGTGTCATTATTCAGCGTCCTGTATATCCACCTTTTACTTCGGCTATTGAAGGAAACGGAAGAACAGTTGTTAATAATCCGCTTCAATGTGATGAAAACGGCTACTATACCATCGACTTTGCAGATTTTGAAAGAAAAGCAAGTGATTCTAGCACAAAAATGTTCTTATTATGCAATCCTCATAATCCAACAGGAAGAAACTTTCGCAAGGAGGAATTGCAAAGTTTAGCAGATATTTGTAAAAAGCATGATGTTTTAATTGTTGCAGATGAGATACACGGTGATTTAATTAGAAGAAATGAGCAGTTTATCCCAATGGCGAAATTAGCAGATAACGATTTGCTTATCACCCTTACGGCTATCAGCAAGACCTTTAATGTAGCAGGTCTCCATTGCACAAATGCGATTATTCCGAACCTGAAGCTCCGCAAACAATTTTTGAAAACAATGGGCTATCAAATGGCTTCACCATTTACCATTTCAGCGCTCATTGCTGTGTACCGAGAAGGAGAGGAATGGCTGGAGGATTTAAAAGCATATATTGATGGCACAATGGAAATGGTCAAGAAATTTATCGATAAAAACATGCCGAAAGTGAAGGTAACGATACCTGAAGGAACCTATATTATGTGGATGGATTTTTCTGCGTATAACATAACGCCGGAGGAGGTTCATGACCGAATATATAATAGAGCCAACGTCCTGCTCGAAGATGGAAGCATGTTTGGTGAAGAAGGAAAAGCATATCAGAGAATCTGTATTCCATCACCAAGATCTATTATCCAAACTGCCTTGGAAAGAATGGCAAAGGAATTTGAAGATTTGCAATAA
- a CDS encoding DUF1796 family putative cysteine peptidase: protein MKLNEIKGEYDAVYSLGENCLPAMKMRQFHLRPFAGPLDWVGIQYVHKVAKLIRTYFTDFLAEENLVPTGYASDSDLLVYDIDNIISFNHDFKTDRNTLDNLMDLPVVKEKYYRRITRFIQSVQTDNRILFIRTVASIEEIIELQSALREVVKGDFTLLVINHYPITELIEQECYIENVCSICLPNEDIWDGNNHHWQQIFNGISIRSK from the coding sequence ATGAAGCTTAATGAAATTAAAGGTGAGTATGATGCTGTTTATAGTTTAGGTGAAAACTGCCTTCCAGCCATGAAAATGAGACAGTTTCATCTAAGGCCATTTGCCGGTCCACTAGATTGGGTAGGGATACAGTATGTGCATAAGGTAGCTAAGCTAATCCGCACATATTTTACTGATTTTCTAGCAGAGGAGAACCTAGTCCCAACTGGATATGCTTCAGACTCCGATTTGCTTGTGTATGATATTGATAACATCATCAGCTTTAATCATGATTTTAAAACAGATAGAAATACGCTTGATAATCTGATGGATCTGCCAGTTGTAAAGGAGAAATACTACAGAAGGATCACTAGGTTCATTCAGAGTGTACAAACTGATAACCGTATCTTATTCATTCGGACAGTAGCATCCATTGAAGAAATAATTGAGCTCCAATCCGCACTTCGGGAGGTTGTCAAAGGAGACTTTACATTATTAGTCATTAATCATTATCCTATTACCGAACTAATTGAGCAAGAATGTTATATTGAAAATGTATGTTCGATATGCCTGCCAAATGAAGATATATGGGATGGAAATAATCATCACTGGCAACAAATTTTTAATGGAATTTCAATCCGTTCAAAATGA